One stretch of Oncorhynchus gorbuscha isolate QuinsamMale2020 ecotype Even-year linkage group LG21, OgorEven_v1.0, whole genome shotgun sequence DNA includes these proteins:
- the LOC124008728 gene encoding lecithin retinol acyltransferase-like: MFPLTFLGLLFITARTDDKKKKGENQAASKEEAPSKYDSMFQRGDLLEVPRTLFTHFGIYLGGGRVAHLIPDILPVLSDDEEAIREMVTNNRLILGVIAKCASVRVDTVEDFAYGSEIIVNPMDKVCSRPPLKGEEVADRAEKLQGSTAYSLLWYNCEHYVMYCRYGTCMSFQTFQFCKTVKKFILSQRSAKVTAVLGPVLVLYLGVVSLYSALVIVLVPFIIWMAS; encoded by the exons ATGTTTCCTCTGACGTTCCTCGGCCTGCTGTTCATCACCGCACGGACAGATGACAAGAAAAAGAAGGGGGAAAACCAGGCGGCGAGCAAAGAGGAAGCTCCATCGAAGTACGACTCCATGTtccagagaggagacctgctggAG GTACCCCGGACGTTGTTCACTCATTTTGGGATCTACCTGGGCGGCGGCAGGGTGGCTCACCTGATACCTGACATACTACCTGTGTTGTCAGATGATGAGGAGGCTATCAGAGAGATGGTCACCAATAACAGACTGATACTGGGGGTCATCGCtaag TGTGCCAGTGTGAGGGTGGACACTGTGGAGGACTTTGCCTACGGCTCAGAGATAATTGTGAACCCCATGGACAAG GTGTGCAGTCGCCCCCCACTGAAAGGAGAGGAAGTAGCAGACAGGGCAGAGAAGCTCCAGGGCTCCACGGCCTACAGCCTCCTGTGGTATAACTGCGAACACTACGTCATGTACTGTCGATACGGCACCTGCATGAGCTTCCAAACCTTCCAG ttctgtAAGACAGTGAAGAAGTTCATTCTGAGCCAGAGGAGTGCCAAGGTAACAGCGGTGTTAGGCCCAGTGCTCGTGCTCTATCTGGGGGTCGTGTCTCTCTACTCAGCCCTGGTCATTGTCCTGGTTCCCTTCATTATCTGGATGGCTTCCTAG